In one window of uncultured Acetobacteroides sp. DNA:
- a CDS encoding peptidylprolyl isomerase, protein MRTAAIHTEKGVMKVKFFEEDAPNTVDNFCKLAKSGFYDGLNFHRVIPNFVIQGGCPDGTGAGGPGYSIKCETSGNNQYHDRGVLSMAHAGKDTGGSQFFICHNRQNTQHLDRRHTVFGKVYEGLEVIDLIRQGDKIIKIEIFEE, encoded by the coding sequence ATGAGAACAGCAGCAATTCATACCGAGAAAGGGGTGATGAAGGTTAAATTCTTCGAGGAAGATGCACCTAACACCGTTGATAACTTCTGTAAGTTGGCTAAGTCTGGCTTTTACGACGGACTTAATTTTCACCGTGTAATTCCAAACTTCGTAATTCAGGGTGGATGCCCAGATGGTACTGGTGCAGGTGGTCCAGGCTACAGCATTAAGTGCGAGACCAGCGGAAACAATCAGTATCACGACAGAGGTGTGCTTTCGATGGCACATGCAGGCAAGGATACCGGAGGCTCTCAGTTCTTCATTTGCCATAACCGTCAAAACACTCAGCATCTTGACCGTCGCCATACCGTTTTTGGAAAGGTTTACGAGGGATTAGAGGTTATCGACCTTATCCGTCAGGGTGATAAGATTATTAAGATTGAAATTTTTGAAGAGTAA
- a CDS encoding DUF3127 domain-containing protein — protein MSLEVSGRLLKVLPQQRGAGKNGEWVKQDFIIETTEQYPKKVCFSAWGDKVNDLSRVNVGDSLTVSFNVESREYNERWYTDLRSWRITPMSQGNGPADMPPFPGEIPPPVDSMEGNEDLPF, from the coding sequence ATGAGTTTAGAAGTATCAGGTAGGCTGCTAAAGGTTTTACCTCAGCAGCGTGGTGCCGGAAAAAATGGCGAGTGGGTAAAGCAAGATTTTATTATCGAAACTACCGAGCAGTATCCCAAAAAGGTTTGCTTTTCGGCTTGGGGCGATAAGGTTAACGACCTAAGCAGGGTTAATGTTGGTGACAGCTTAACGGTTAGTTTTAACGTGGAATCGCGCGAGTACAACGAGCGCTGGTACACCGATCTCCGTTCATGGAGAATCACACCAATGTCTCAGGGTAACGGTCCTGCGGATATGCCTCCATTCCCCGGCGAAATTCCACCTCCTGTTGATTCAATGGAGGGCAACGAAGATCTTCCATTCTAA